A window of the Yersinia rochesterensis genome harbors these coding sequences:
- a CDS encoding YgjV family protein, whose translation MTFYWFAQAVGVLAFFVGITMFFNRDERRFRLQLSAYSAIIGCHFFLMGASAAGSSAMLNALRNLVAAKTRSNIAMLVFISLTLAFGIWRMQHAVEILPIFGTVISTWAIFRTTGLTTRCVMWVSTVCWVIHNVWLGSIGGSLIEGSFLLLNGFNIIRFYRLQQQGIDPFLVEKKAEKEDVIQ comes from the coding sequence ATGACTTTCTATTGGTTTGCTCAAGCCGTTGGCGTGCTGGCATTTTTTGTCGGTATCACCATGTTCTTCAATCGTGATGAACGGCGTTTTAGACTTCAACTTTCCGCCTACAGTGCCATTATTGGCTGCCACTTCTTCCTGATGGGAGCCAGTGCGGCTGGCAGTAGCGCCATGCTCAATGCGCTGCGAAATCTGGTCGCGGCTAAAACCCGCAGTAATATTGCCATGTTGGTGTTTATCAGTCTGACATTAGCTTTTGGTATATGGCGTATGCAGCACGCGGTCGAGATATTGCCGATTTTCGGCACCGTTATCAGCACTTGGGCGATATTTCGCACCACTGGCCTGACAACTCGCTGCGTGATGTGGGTCTCCACCGTGTGCTGGGTTATCCACAATGTTTGGTTGGGATCTATTGGCGGTTCATTGATTGAAGGCAGTTTCTTGCTGCTTAACGGCTTTAATATTATTCGTTTCTATCGTCTGCAACAGCAAGGGATAGACCCTTTTCTGGTAGAGAAGAAAGCGGAAAAAGAAGATGTGATTCAATAA
- a CDS encoding UxaA family hydrolase — protein sequence MQSIIKIHPLDNVAVALQDLAADEILEIGEFSVKLAQPVARGHKFALTAIEPGQMIVKYGLPIGHALILIQPGEHIHSQNAKTNLSDLDEYQYQPEFSELPPQMADREVQIYRRDNGDVGVRNELWIIPTVGCVNGIARQIQQRFLKETQDAEGIDGVYLFSHPFGCSQLGQDHENTRTMLQNMVRHPNAGAVLVIGLGCENNQVDVFQTTLGPVDEDRVRFMVCQQQDDEVEAGLEHLHALYQVMRHDQRVPGKLSELKFGLECGGSDGLSGITANPLLGRFSDYVIANGGTSVLTEVPEMFGAERILMSRCRDEATFEKTVSMVNDFKQYFIAHNQPIYENPSPGNKAGGITTLEEKSLGCTQKAGQSKVVDVLKYGERLQRPGLNLLSAPGNDAVATSALAGAGCHMVLFSTGRGTPYGGFVPTVKLATNSELAAKKPHWIDFDAGKLIHGTPMDTLLTEFIDLIVAIANGQPARNEVNDFRELAIFKSGVTL from the coding sequence ATGCAAAGTATTATAAAAATTCACCCGCTAGATAATGTCGCCGTCGCACTGCAAGATTTAGCCGCTGATGAGATTCTCGAAATCGGAGAATTCAGTGTTAAGTTGGCTCAGCCAGTCGCTCGTGGGCATAAATTTGCCCTGACAGCCATTGAGCCGGGACAAATGATCGTTAAGTATGGTTTGCCGATCGGCCATGCATTAATACTGATTCAGCCGGGCGAACATATTCATTCGCAAAATGCCAAAACAAACCTCAGTGATCTGGATGAGTATCAATATCAGCCAGAATTCAGTGAGTTACCACCACAAATGGCGGATCGCGAAGTACAGATCTATCGCCGGGATAATGGCGATGTGGGCGTGCGTAACGAACTGTGGATCATCCCAACTGTGGGTTGCGTGAATGGGATCGCCCGCCAGATCCAGCAACGCTTCTTGAAAGAAACACAAGACGCGGAAGGTATTGATGGCGTCTATCTGTTCAGCCACCCGTTTGGCTGTTCACAGCTGGGTCAGGACCACGAAAACACCCGAACCATGCTGCAAAATATGGTGCGCCATCCCAATGCTGGCGCAGTGCTGGTGATTGGTTTGGGCTGTGAAAACAATCAGGTAGATGTTTTCCAGACCACGCTGGGGCCGGTTGATGAAGATCGCGTGCGCTTTATGGTTTGTCAGCAGCAGGATGATGAAGTCGAAGCCGGTCTGGAGCATTTGCATGCTTTGTATCAGGTGATGCGCCATGACCAACGGGTGCCGGGTAAGTTGAGTGAGCTGAAATTTGGTCTGGAATGTGGCGGTTCTGATGGTTTATCAGGAATTACCGCTAACCCATTACTGGGCCGTTTTTCTGACTATGTGATTGCCAATGGCGGGACATCCGTCCTGACAGAAGTGCCGGAAATGTTTGGGGCAGAGCGGATTTTGATGAGCCGGTGCCGTGATGAAGCAACGTTTGAAAAGACCGTTAGTATGGTCAATGATTTCAAACAGTACTTTATCGCGCATAACCAGCCGATTTATGAAAACCCATCTCCGGGCAATAAAGCGGGCGGTATCACCACATTGGAAGAGAAATCACTGGGTTGCACCCAAAAAGCGGGCCAGAGCAAAGTGGTCGATGTGCTGAAATATGGTGAGCGCCTACAGCGCCCTGGGCTGAATTTACTCAGCGCCCCGGGTAATGATGCTGTCGCCACCAGTGCATTAGCGGGTGCAGGTTGCCATATGGTGTTATTCAGTACCGGCCGTGGCACACCTTACGGCGGTTTTGTGCCGACAGTTAAACTGGCAACTAACAGTGAACTGGCTGCCAAAAAGCCCCATTGGATTGATTTCGATGCCGGTAAACTGATTCACGGCACGCCAATGGATACATTATTGACAGAGTTTATTGATTTGATAGTCGCCATTGCCAATGGTCAACCAGCACGCAATGAAGTCAATGATTTCCGCGAACTGGCCATCTTTAAAAGTGGCGTCACCTTGTAA
- a CDS encoding Gfo/Idh/MocA family protein yields MIRFAVIGTNWITARFVDAAHESGKMKLVAVYSRKLEQAKKFGADYNATECFDDLEAMAASDQIDAVYIASPNSLHYPQAKLFLSHKKHVICEKSLASNFAEVEALVACAREHEVVLFEAFKTAYLPNFAQLKQSLPRVGKLRKAFINYCQYSSRYQRYLNGENPNTFNPAFSNGSIMDIGYYCLASALALWGAPKSVLASASLLPSGVDAHGTVCLNYGDFDVVIIHSKVSQSDIPSEIQGEDGSLVIESISECQSVAFTPRGSHSQDLTQPQHINTMLYEAEVFANLIEAHQVEHDGLQLSLLTSRIQTEIRRQTGVIFPADSQPPAVS; encoded by the coding sequence ATGATTCGTTTCGCTGTTATTGGCACCAATTGGATCACCGCGCGTTTTGTTGATGCCGCACACGAAAGTGGCAAAATGAAACTGGTCGCCGTTTACTCCCGTAAATTGGAGCAAGCCAAAAAGTTTGGCGCTGATTATAACGCTACTGAATGCTTTGATGATCTTGAAGCAATGGCAGCCAGTGATCAGATTGATGCTGTGTATATCGCCAGCCCAAATTCTTTGCATTACCCTCAAGCTAAATTGTTCCTCAGTCATAAAAAGCACGTCATTTGTGAAAAATCATTGGCGTCTAATTTTGCAGAAGTTGAAGCTTTAGTTGCCTGTGCCCGCGAACATGAAGTCGTGCTATTCGAGGCCTTTAAAACGGCCTACCTACCTAATTTTGCTCAATTAAAACAATCTCTACCGCGGGTGGGGAAGTTGCGTAAAGCCTTTATCAATTACTGCCAATATTCATCACGTTATCAGCGTTATCTGAATGGTGAAAACCCGAATACCTTTAATCCTGCATTTTCGAATGGCTCGATTATGGATATCGGTTACTACTGCCTGGCAAGTGCTTTGGCTTTATGGGGAGCGCCTAAATCCGTGCTCGCAAGCGCAAGCTTATTACCGAGTGGCGTTGATGCCCACGGCACTGTTTGCCTAAATTATGGTGATTTTGATGTGGTTATTATTCACTCAAAAGTGAGCCAATCGGATATTCCTAGTGAAATTCAGGGCGAAGATGGCTCATTAGTTATCGAAAGCATTTCTGAATGCCAGTCCGTAGCCTTTACTCCTCGAGGTAGTCACTCACAAGACCTGACGCAGCCTCAGCATATTAATACTATGCTGTATGAAGCCGAGGTTTTTGCCAATCTGATTGAAGCTCATCAGGTAGAACACGATGGCTTACAGTTGTCATTGCTGACGTCACGAATCCAAACGGAGATCCGCCGCCAAACCGGCGTTATCTTCCCAGCGGATTCCCAACCACCCGCAGTAAGTTAA
- a CDS encoding autotransporter outer membrane beta-barrel domain-containing protein, whose amino-acid sequence MYISNVIQPNDRTQNISSNDARYSLSPCAKAISALLLVFSSTVAWANDKAPILDTPMTVTPPPPLIPGQYIPQQREISNVFNNEYGGGNELIHPDSHNPRTNSIFISSISHMLEAGATLPEFISELNLHKKEIAAHQEELARATVESEKYSITRLPSILIASATQHSKITSLLSNSIGNELRLIGFVKLEPLNQPKLSELATLLQELQQARASGDRSQIKTTQKKITKLKNRKEWEQLETGKTPLSWDQEVKQAYGEIRNIPVQQNKEIGQNAQKERINIQMLDKFYDEEIEKEKTLVRKITKPLNNILATTVVNDVYQEIESVFDDATIKAAAEKAAAEKAAAEKAAAEKAAAEKAAAAKAAAAKAKAKAKAKAKAKAKAKAKAKAKAAAVKPVVHKPAPIIGHNPQVGSYIANQIAAQQMFITDDLQYRQGETRYIDPVTGEEKVSSLWINTSGAKNRFNSGNDQLRTKSNRYAIQLGGTLNKWSSGGDDQGILGITAGFGKSTNHSHSTSSHHQAQGSVDGYNLGLYSIWYADNQTRLGPYIDLLAQYGWFNNQIKAPNVTTAANYKSYLFTSALETGYKIQLFETADTKLSLQPRAKVMWQRTSGLLHKEPNAILINIEEDNAVTTKLGMRTVLELDIDTLSSAKNLQISPSFEANWIHSRVNQGVQLSRAYTTPQRVQDKIELVSVNVSPQGNSNIADLKLGIEANIDSNLRLWTYLGHQFGGHNYSDTQATIGMNYRF is encoded by the coding sequence ATGTATATATCAAATGTTATTCAGCCAAATGACCGTACCCAGAATATATCTTCAAATGATGCCAGATACAGTTTGTCTCCATGTGCTAAAGCTATCAGTGCCCTATTGTTGGTATTCAGTAGCACAGTGGCATGGGCGAATGATAAAGCCCCTATTTTAGATACACCCATGACTGTTACACCACCGCCCCCTTTAATTCCTGGCCAGTATATTCCTCAGCAACGAGAAATATCTAATGTATTCAATAATGAATATGGGGGGGGTAATGAGCTAATCCACCCTGATAGCCACAATCCCCGCACAAATTCTATATTTATTAGTTCTATAAGTCATATGTTAGAAGCGGGTGCCACCCTACCAGAATTTATTAGTGAACTTAACCTTCACAAGAAAGAAATCGCTGCCCATCAAGAAGAACTAGCAAGGGCAACAGTGGAGAGTGAAAAATATTCTATCACACGCTTACCTTCAATATTAATTGCATCAGCAACTCAACACTCAAAAATTACCTCATTACTTTCAAACTCGATAGGCAACGAACTAAGACTGATAGGATTCGTTAAACTGGAACCACTAAACCAACCAAAGCTTTCGGAACTTGCAACGCTGTTACAAGAATTACAGCAGGCACGCGCATCAGGCGATAGATCACAGATAAAAACAACACAGAAAAAGATAACCAAACTGAAAAATAGAAAAGAATGGGAACAACTGGAAACAGGCAAAACCCCACTATCTTGGGACCAAGAAGTAAAACAGGCGTATGGAGAGATAAGAAACATACCGGTGCAGCAGAACAAAGAAATAGGACAGAACGCACAAAAAGAAAGAATAAATATTCAAATGCTAGATAAATTCTATGACGAAGAGATAGAAAAGGAAAAAACACTAGTACGGAAAATAACTAAACCGCTAAATAATATATTGGCCACTACTGTGGTGAACGACGTCTATCAGGAAATAGAATCCGTATTTGATGACGCAACAATCAAGGCAGCGGCAGAAAAGGCAGCGGCAGAAAAAGCAGCGGCAGAAAAAGCAGCGGCAGAAAAAGCAGCGGCAGAAAAAGCAGCGGCAGCAAAAGCAGCGGCAGCAAAAGCAAAAGCAAAAGCAAAAGCAAAAGCAAAAGCAAAAGCAAAAGCAAAAGCAAAAGCAAAAGCAAAAGCAGCGGCAGTGAAACCAGTTGTCCACAAGCCCGCGCCCATCATTGGTCACAATCCGCAAGTTGGTAGCTATATTGCTAACCAGATAGCGGCTCAACAGATGTTTATAACCGATGACTTACAATATCGTCAGGGAGAAACTCGATACATTGACCCAGTAACAGGCGAGGAAAAAGTCAGTAGCCTGTGGATCAACACTTCAGGGGCCAAAAACCGCTTTAACTCTGGCAATGACCAATTACGGACGAAAAGTAACCGCTACGCTATCCAACTCGGTGGAACCCTAAACAAATGGAGCAGCGGTGGAGATGACCAAGGGATTTTAGGGATAACCGCAGGTTTTGGTAAATCAACCAATCACAGCCATTCTACATCCTCTCACCATCAGGCTCAGGGTTCTGTTGATGGTTATAACCTCGGTTTATACAGTATCTGGTACGCTGATAACCAGACTCGGCTTGGGCCTTACATTGATCTCTTGGCGCAATACGGCTGGTTTAATAATCAAATTAAAGCGCCAAATGTCACAACTGCTGCGAATTACAAATCTTACCTATTTACTAGTGCACTGGAAACCGGCTACAAAATTCAACTGTTCGAAACAGCCGATACCAAGCTTTCGCTACAACCTAGAGCAAAAGTAATGTGGCAACGTACTAGCGGGTTACTGCATAAAGAGCCAAATGCAATACTCATTAATATTGAAGAAGACAATGCGGTGACCACTAAATTAGGGATGCGCACTGTACTTGAGTTAGATATTGATACCTTATCATCGGCCAAAAACCTGCAAATTAGCCCTTCTTTTGAAGCTAATTGGATCCATAGCCGTGTCAATCAAGGAGTTCAATTATCGCGAGCCTACACCACCCCGCAGCGAGTACAGGACAAGATAGAGTTAGTGAGTGTCAATGTTTCGCCGCAAGGAAATAGTAATATTGCTGACCTTAAGCTGGGTATTGAAGCTAACATTGATAGTAATCTACGGTTGTGGACTTATTTAGGCCATCAATTCGGTGGGCACAACTATAGCGATACTCAAGCCACTATAGGGATGAATTATCGTTTCTAA
- a CDS encoding tagaturonate reductase has protein sequence MQALNRRDFPGRSHPDKIIQFGEGNFLRAFVDWQIDLLNEHTDLNAGIVVIRPIDSDFPPSLSTQDGLYTAVIRGLNEQGETVRESRLIRSVNREINIYRQFDEYLALARDPNIRFMFSNTTEAGIAWNEADQFSDAPPSSFPAKLTRLLFERFEHFAGAADKGWVLLPCELIDYNGEALRELVLRYASHWQLPAAFTQWLTENNTFCSTLVDRIVTGYPRDEVAALQAELGYQDSFLDTAEYFYLFVIQGPKELAQELRLDKLDLNVLIVDDIKPYKERKVAILNGAHTALVPVAYLSGLDTVGQTMDDAQISRFVEKTITEEIVPVLDLPKDELLSFSQAVLSRFRNPFIQHQLLSIALNGMTKFRTRILPQLLTYQQQQGKLPPRLTFALAALIAFYRGERDGQTYPLQDDAHWLERYSTLWNGVKNGDIALAELVNGVLSDATHWGQDLTAVPQLANQVTEQLQTIIDSGMRVAVAAYI, from the coding sequence ATGCAAGCTCTGAACCGTCGTGACTTTCCTGGCCGTAGCCACCCGGACAAAATCATTCAATTCGGTGAAGGTAATTTCCTGCGAGCCTTTGTTGACTGGCAGATTGATTTACTGAATGAACATACCGATCTGAATGCCGGGATCGTGGTGATCCGCCCGATCGATAGCGATTTCCCTCCTTCACTCAGTACCCAGGATGGCTTGTATACTGCGGTGATCCGCGGTCTGAACGAGCAAGGCGAAACGGTGCGTGAATCCCGTCTGATCCGCTCGGTTAACCGCGAAATCAATATTTATCGTCAGTTTGATGAATATCTGGCGCTGGCCCGTGATCCTAATATCCGCTTTATGTTTTCGAACACCACTGAAGCTGGCATTGCCTGGAACGAAGCGGATCAATTCAGCGATGCGCCGCCAAGCTCTTTCCCAGCAAAATTGACGCGTTTGTTATTCGAACGTTTTGAGCATTTTGCTGGTGCAGCGGATAAAGGCTGGGTGCTACTGCCTTGTGAACTGATTGATTATAATGGTGAAGCTCTGCGTGAGTTGGTGCTGCGCTATGCCAGCCATTGGCAATTGCCAGCAGCGTTTACTCAGTGGTTGACGGAAAATAACACTTTCTGCTCAACATTGGTTGACCGCATTGTGACCGGTTATCCGCGTGATGAAGTGGCTGCACTGCAAGCAGAATTGGGCTATCAGGACAGCTTCCTGGACACGGCTGAATACTTCTATCTGTTTGTTATCCAAGGGCCAAAAGAACTGGCGCAGGAACTTCGCCTTGATAAATTAGATCTGAATGTTCTTATCGTTGATGACATCAAGCCCTATAAAGAGCGCAAAGTTGCGATTCTGAACGGCGCGCACACTGCACTGGTGCCAGTGGCTTATCTGTCTGGGTTGGATACTGTCGGCCAAACCATGGATGACGCGCAAATCAGCCGTTTTGTCGAAAAAACTATTACTGAAGAGATTGTTCCAGTACTGGATTTACCGAAAGATGAGTTGCTGTCATTTTCTCAGGCGGTACTGAGCCGCTTCCGCAACCCATTCATTCAGCATCAATTATTGTCTATTGCTTTGAATGGCATGACAAAATTCCGCACCCGAATTTTGCCTCAATTGCTGACTTATCAACAACAGCAAGGCAAATTGCCACCGCGCCTGACCTTTGCCCTGGCTGCTTTGATCGCCTTTTATCGTGGTGAACGTGATGGTCAAACTTATCCGCTACAGGATGATGCTCACTGGCTGGAACGTTATTCAACCTTGTGGAATGGGGTAAAAAACGGCGATATCGCGCTGGCAGAGTTAGTTAACGGCGTATTGTCTGATGCTACCCACTGGGGTCAGGATCTGACGGCCGTCCCGCAACTGGCAAATCAGGTGACAGAACAACTGCAAACCATTATTGACAGTGGTATGAGAGTTGCAGTCGCGGCTTACATCTAA
- a CDS encoding TerC family protein gives MMNTVGTPLLWGCFAVVVTIMLAIDLLLQGRRGSQTMTLRQAACWSLVWVSLSLLFNAGFWWYLTETMGREIADKQALAFLTGYLIEKALAVDNVFVWLMLFSYFAVPANLQRRVLIYGVLGAIVLRTIMIFAGSWLVSQFSWILYLFGAFLLFTGIKMALAKEDNTPIGEKPLVRWIRNHLRMTDELHGDRFTVRKNGLLYATPLVLVLILVELSDVIFAVDSIPAIFAVTTDPFIVLTSNLFAILGLRAMYFLLANVAERFSMLKYGLSVILVFIGVKMMIIDLFHIPIGISLGVVAGILALTLLINAWANHRADKRLAADKTTHK, from the coding sequence ATGATGAATACCGTGGGTACTCCCTTACTGTGGGGTTGTTTTGCCGTTGTTGTGACAATTATGCTCGCCATCGACTTATTGTTGCAGGGGCGGCGTGGCTCACAAACCATGACTCTACGCCAGGCCGCCTGTTGGTCGCTGGTGTGGGTGAGTTTGTCTTTGCTGTTTAATGCCGGTTTCTGGTGGTATCTGACTGAGACCATGGGGCGCGAAATCGCCGACAAGCAAGCGCTGGCTTTCCTGACCGGCTATCTGATTGAAAAAGCACTCGCCGTCGATAACGTCTTCGTCTGGCTGATGCTATTTAGCTATTTTGCTGTTCCTGCTAATTTGCAGCGCCGCGTGCTGATTTACGGTGTATTAGGTGCGATCGTGCTGCGTACTATCATGATCTTCGCCGGAAGTTGGTTGGTGTCGCAATTCAGTTGGATTTTGTACCTGTTTGGTGCTTTCCTCCTGTTTACCGGCATCAAAATGGCATTGGCGAAAGAAGACAATACGCCGATCGGCGAAAAGCCACTGGTGCGGTGGATTCGTAATCATCTGCGCATGACTGACGAGCTACATGGCGACCGCTTTACTGTGCGCAAAAACGGTCTTCTCTATGCTACGCCGTTAGTATTAGTATTGATTCTGGTTGAACTGAGCGATGTCATTTTTGCCGTTGATAGCATCCCGGCTATTTTCGCCGTCACCACGGATCCCTTTATTGTTTTGACCTCTAACTTGTTTGCGATTCTAGGCCTACGCGCCATGTATTTCTTATTAGCAAACGTGGCTGAGCGCTTCTCCATGTTGAAGTATGGCTTATCGGTAATTTTGGTCTTTATCGGCGTCAAAATGATGATTATCGATCTGTTCCATATCCCTATTGGCATTTCATTAGGTGTGGTAGCAGGCATTCTGGCCCTAACATTGTTAATTAATGCTTGGGCAAATCATCGTGCAGATAAGCGTTTAGCAGCAGATAAAACTACTCATAAATAG
- a CDS encoding M48 family metallopeptidase — protein sequence MQELTYLHGYPEHLQSQVQQLITEQRLGNVLRQRYPQPHDYNTDKMLYQYTVDLKNQYLRNAQPLSKVAYDSKIQVMKHALGLHTAISRVQGGKLKAKAEIRVATVFKNAPEAFLKMIVVHELAHLKEKDHNKAFYSLCCHMEPQYHQLEFDTRLYLTHLDLFGAIY from the coding sequence ATGCAGGAACTCACCTATCTGCACGGTTATCCCGAACACTTACAGTCTCAGGTACAGCAACTCATTACTGAACAGCGATTGGGCAATGTATTGCGCCAGCGTTACCCTCAACCACATGATTACAATACAGACAAAATGCTGTATCAATATACGGTTGATTTAAAAAACCAATATCTACGCAATGCTCAGCCGTTAAGTAAAGTGGCTTATGACAGTAAAATTCAAGTCATGAAACATGCACTAGGCCTGCACACCGCTATCTCCAGAGTGCAAGGCGGCAAATTAAAGGCCAAAGCGGAAATCAGAGTCGCGACAGTGTTTAAAAATGCCCCTGAAGCCTTTCTGAAAATGATTGTGGTTCATGAATTAGCACATTTGAAAGAGAAAGATCACAACAAAGCGTTCTACAGTTTATGCTGCCATATGGAGCCGCAATATCATCAGTTAGAGTTTGATACACGCCTCTATCTGACACATTTGGATCTATTTGGCGCGATTTACTAG
- the sstT gene encoding serine/threonine transporter SstT: MENTQSGFIGFIIRGSLVKQILVGLIAGIILALVSTQAALAVGLLGTLFVGALKAVAPVLVLMLVMASIANHKQGQKTSIRPILFLYLLGTFSAALIAVVVSFIFPSTLILATHTADITPPSGITEVLKGLLSSIIANPIHALLNANYIGILAWAVGLGIALRHAADTTKALINDMSDAVTKVVRVVIRFAPLGIFGLVSSTMAETGFGVLLGYAQLLVVLIGCMLLVALVVNPLIVYWKIRRNPYPLVFACLRESGVTAFFTRSSAANIPVNMEMCKKMNLNEDTYSVSIPLGATINMAGAAITITVLTLAAVHTLGITVDLPTALLLSVVAAVCACGASGVAGGSLLLIPLACGMFGIPNEIAMQVVAVGFIIGVLQDSAETALNSSTDVLFTAAACQADDARLADPDPLANRKSV; the protein is encoded by the coding sequence ATGGAAAATACACAGTCTGGCTTTATCGGATTTATCATCCGCGGTAGTTTGGTTAAACAGATTTTGGTCGGCTTGATTGCCGGGATTATTTTAGCGCTAGTCTCCACTCAAGCCGCACTGGCTGTGGGTTTGCTGGGGACTTTGTTTGTGGGTGCATTAAAAGCGGTCGCCCCAGTTCTGGTTTTGATGCTGGTCATGGCCTCAATTGCTAATCATAAGCAAGGCCAAAAAACCAGTATCCGCCCTATTCTGTTTTTGTATCTATTGGGTACATTCTCTGCCGCACTGATTGCCGTGGTGGTGAGTTTTATTTTCCCCTCAACCCTGATCCTGGCCACTCATACTGCGGATATCACCCCACCGAGTGGGATTACCGAAGTGTTGAAAGGCTTGTTGAGCAGCATCATTGCTAACCCAATCCATGCGCTGCTTAATGCCAATTATATCGGCATTCTGGCTTGGGCTGTGGGCTTAGGTATTGCTTTGCGTCATGCCGCTGATACCACCAAAGCATTGATTAATGATATGTCTGACGCGGTAACCAAAGTGGTACGGGTGGTTATTCGCTTTGCACCGCTGGGTATCTTTGGTCTGGTTTCCTCCACCATGGCAGAAACCGGCTTTGGCGTGTTACTGGGCTACGCACAACTGTTGGTGGTGTTGATTGGCTGTATGTTACTGGTCGCATTGGTGGTCAACCCACTGATTGTTTACTGGAAAATCCGCCGCAATCCTTATCCATTGGTGTTTGCCTGCTTGCGCGAAAGTGGCGTTACCGCTTTCTTTACCCGCAGTTCAGCCGCGAACATTCCCGTGAATATGGAAATGTGCAAAAAGATGAATTTGAATGAAGATACCTATTCGGTATCCATTCCATTGGGCGCTACCATCAATATGGCAGGTGCGGCGATCACCATCACTGTGCTGACATTGGCGGCAGTTCATACCTTAGGCATTACCGTTGATTTACCCACCGCTCTGCTATTGAGTGTGGTTGCTGCGGTCTGCGCCTGTGGCGCATCGGGTGTGGCTGGCGGCTCGCTGCTGTTGATCCCGCTGGCATGCGGCATGTTTGGCATTCCAAATGAAATCGCCATGCAAGTGGTCGCGGTTGGTTTCATCATTGGCGTATTGCAGGATTCAGCTGAAACCGCGCTGAACTCCTCAACCGACGTCCTGTTTACCGCCGCAGCTTGTCAGGCCGACGATGCCAGACTGGCGGATCCTGATCCGCTGGCTAACCGTAAAAGCGTCTGA